ATGTGTATTAATTGCGTTTATTCTTATTGAGTTCGTCTTGAAGCTGGCGTCTAATTTTTTGCTCGCGTTCCAAAGCTAGTTTCTTGTATTCTTCTAGTTCACTTTCGGCATCTAGTTGCTTTTTACGCGCATCTTTTGTATCCGTAAAACTTTTCTTAAACTGAGTGAATAACACGCCTAAAGCTAAGAGCAGAATAAGAATAATAGACCAAACGATTGTCTTGAATGTGCTTTTATGGGTACTAATTCCTATAAAATCAAGGTTGTTTTCTTGATCAAGGGCTATAGTTAGCTCTTTTTGAAGCGCTGTTAATTGATTGGATAAGGAATCAATCGAGGTTTTTTGTCCGATAAGAGCCGCTTTATTTTGTCGTATTGTTGTTTGTAAACTGTGAATCGAATCTTTTACGTTTTGTTGTACATGTTGTAATTTATTTTTTTCTACTACCTTGTAATTTTGCCAGTTATTAGACTGACTGATTAATGTGTTAAATTGGTTTTCGATCGTATTTGTGTCGCTTTGTGCGTAGCTGGACAAAGTAAATGTTAGTAAGGTGGCAGATAAAATAATTGTTTTTTTCATTCATTAAATTTTTGAGTACATTTTTCTAAGAGCATATATAAAGGCTGAATCATTTATTTATAAAACGTAAATATATCGAGAAAAATATGCGGGGACAAGAATTTAATAATGATTAAAAAATGAGAAAGAAACAGGAATAAATTGCATTTTTCTCATTTGTTTTAGTTACAGGTACTTAGATTGATATTTTTCTCTGAATTAGAAAAATAGGCGAGTAAGGATACTTTAAACGGAATTGAATCTAAATTACAAGACAACTTCTTGATACTCCATCTGACTGCTATAGTACTTTGTCTCTTTGTTGTTTTTCAATTTAAGCAAAACAGGAGTATAGATTAAGTTATCAAAGGAGACTGCTTTTTTTATCTTTTTCTTTTTTAAGTACTCATTTTTGTGTGCTATTTCCTGTTTTAGATTTTGTACAAAATGGGTATAAGGTAGTTTCTTCTTGTAAGTTTTAGTTGAATCAATTGCTTTGTCGAGTTTAAAGTGAAAATACCCCAGATGCATTTCATCTTGTTTAGCAAGTACGATGATGGTGTGATCTGCTTCTCGATCATGTATGATATTACTTTCTTGTGTTAAATCAAGTACAAAGTCAGTATGGATTGTTCGATAGGAATCAAAATTAAATGCGGTAGGCTCTTGTGAAAAACAAAGCATACTTAAGAAACTAAGTAATAAACTAAAACATATTTTATTCATAAATGGTTTTTCCTTTTTGGAATTGCAGTTTTTAATTCTTTTAATTTTCAATTAATCTCTCAGCTTCCTTTATGAAATAACTTGTTTAAGTTCTCTTCATAGTGTCCACCAGCTTCAATTTTTGTAATATCCTCCATCGCCAATAATAACATTTTTCTATCAAGGGAGAGATAGGTTCCGTATTCATTCATTACAACAGTTTCTTCGTCCATGTCTTCAATCTCGCCAATAAAACAAGCTTTATTATCAACGTGCTGAATACTGATATTTACATAGCCAAAAGTACGTTGAACCGTTTTTAAAATACATGAAATAGTATCAATTTTAAGGTCTCCAATATTTTTAAGCTTCTTTTCTTGGTGTGCAAAATTCGAGGCAGTTTCGATTTCATTTCCAGCCCATCTAATTCGAGAAATATTTTCTCTCTTTAAAATTGAAATTCCATCAACTTGACCTAAATCCGTGAACTTTTCCAAAAGAATAAACTCATCATTAAAATCAACTAGAAATCCATATAGGGACTCCTCGAAACAATCCGTGTAAATATCAATAAAAATCTTTTCGGCTTTTATTTTTTCAAGATATTTGGTTTGAACATTCATTTTTTAAAATAAGCGTGTTTTAAAATTAGGTGTAAGGTTTGTATGCTTTGCGAAGTAACACGAAGTTATAAAAGCTAATTTAGATAAAAATCAATAGATATTGACTTTTTTGACTGATAAAGAAGAAGCTCAATATTTACTATGAGCTGTTTTACAAAATAGATGTTATAGGTCGTGGTTATTTTTCATTGTGCCACGTATAGCTACAAAATCTACATTGTTTTGCATAAGGTGTTCGTGCTAACTTGTTGCATTTTGGACACTTATTTAGAAAAATTTGAGTAGGATATTTTTCTAGTATTTTTTTTGCAGTTTCCATCTCAAAATTGTCATACCCCTTTTCAAGTAATTCTAGGATTTCTTGCTCATCAGTTATCCAACCTTTTCTTTTGTATATTTCTATAGTTTTAGGATTTTCAGTATCTTCTAATTTTAATATTGAAGCATAATGTTTCCATGCTAATTTTTCTTCATAGGGTAATAAATTGAAAAAATAGGTTACAATGTATTGTGCGGTTTCTTTATCCATAGGATTATAAAATTAAGAATGAATTTTTTATACAGAACAAAGGTTTTTTTCGTGATTTTTAAGGTAACTGAAAAATTAAATACAATCAGCTTTTGTTTCAACAAATAGACTTTATGTTTACTCAAAATTAGCCATTTTACAAAACAGATACTAGCTGTTGCAGTTTTACCTTCCGATGATACGTAAGAGATCATCAGAAAAATCATTATCGTTTTGTAAAAGTAGTTTTTTAGCCTGTTCAATTTCTTGATTTTCAAGGTGAAATAAGGCTAACTGATAATTAGCTTGTTCAACATCATAAACGGAATAACTATTTTTGTTATTCGTGATAGTCAAAAATAATTCTTTAGCTTTCGGTTTATTAGTTAGCGTTCCAATTCCATACAAATAAAGAAAAGCAAGTTCAATTGGATACACCTGATCGATTTCGAAGGCTTTGTAAAGTAGCTTATAGGTTTCTCTATAATTACCTAAATCTCGATAAACTGTTGCCAAATTTAAGGCAGCAGTGGCTATGTTTTCGGAAATTAATTCCCTATAAAGCTGTATTGATTTTTCTATATTTTTTTTACAACCTAATCCTTCAGATAAGTAATCCGCCACTCTAATTTTACAGTAATGATGCTTGGAACCTTTTAGATACCATTCAAAAGCTTTTTCTAAATTTGGTTTAATCTCAAGGCCACTTGGACAAATTATTCCGTCTTCATATCCTTGTGCTATTTGTAAAAAATCATTTTCGGATTTATTTCCTTTATTTACTAAATTATTCCAGTCCTCAACGTTTTTGATTTGTTCCATTTATGTTGAATTTGCGGTTATCTGTCGTTAATGCCAGGTTATTCTATATCAAGTTCATTATCGATTATTTTTTTTCGTTTTACGCTCAGATTTTCTATGCTCTGATTTCTGTTTTGATGCGTTTATAGCTAGTAATGTTTTTCACGAAACAAAATGAAGGACCGTTTTATACAACCCTTTCTATATTCTTATTTTTGTCCTAAGCCTAGGCTAATATAGCTGTTTTTAAACGAGAAGTAAAGCTACCGATTTTAGTCAACCGTTAACTTCTTGGAATCTCAATCAAATTCAACAAATAACGGATATGGTTTTATATTTTTCAATATAGAGATTGCAGAAACAGCTGGTGTTTATGTTATGAAATTCAATGGTTTTAATAGAAAAATCAATAAATCTTTGATTTGGAGAGCGTATTCCTCCCATTTTTAGATTGCTCGTTTTATCTTTTATACGGGTGTTTGGTAACTTAAAATAGTACAATGAGAATGTGCTGTTTTGTAGTCAGCATAAACTCCCACAATGTCATTTCCGCCATGCTCAAATAATTTGTTTACTGGATTTTGAAAAATACAATATTTTCCTTTCAACATTGAATCATCGTAATTTAGAGGACAATCAACTGGATAGTTTTAACAAATTGATGAAATATACTGACCATGTGGGTTTGTTGGTTTATTGATTATTTTTTATTTTTGTTATTGTTTTGAGATTGATTATTGTTATATTATTTTAATTTTTGTTTATTTAATGATAATTTTATATTTTTGTTCCCGTTTAAAATTTATTATTATTACTATGAAAAAGATTATTTTATTTGCAGCTATGGCTGTTCTGAGTGTAGGTACATTATCATGCTCTAGTGACGACAATAGTTCCACACCTGAAAAACCAAATTATCAAGAAGCGATTCAAGGGAACTGGAAAGAATCGAAGACTTTCTATTTAGATAAAGATAGAAAAGTAATTGGAGAGGCGCCGGCATTAGATAATGATGGCTGCGGGGTTGATGAATATTTATTCCAAGATAATATGCTTACGTATCTCTTAAATTATCGATATATTCAAGGTGATATTGATGAATGTAGATTGGATAATATGATAGAGACATTTTCTATTGATGGAAATAAGATTACTAATACATATGAAGAAGACGGTATTATTGAGATTACAGAATTCGAAATTGCATCCTTAACAGAAAGCAAGTTAGTGTTAATTGATTTAGATGAAATATCAGAATCTGCAGCAGAGACTGAAGAGTGGCCAAAGGGAACACGATTTATACAAGTTGAATTGGTGAGAAAATAAACATCCAATTGTTGATGTATTGAAGCCATCTAGTGTAACAGCTAGATGGCTTTTTTGTATTTACTTTTTCAATTGTAGTTACTCGTTTGATAGAAATATTGGGGTTTAATCGAACCGTTTTTTTGTTCAAGCTAGGTGTGATGGGGGACTGTTTTTTGTAATGCATTTTAAAATAGTAAAAAGTATTGTGTTTTTAATTATATTTATAGTATAGTGTTAGGTATTTTTTAATTAAAAATGACAGATAACGTAGCTTTTTTTGATAAAAGTAATATCGCGATTATCCATCTGCTAAAAGAATAAGATTATGAGAAATAAACTACAAATAATAGCAATCGTATTTTTGTGTTCTTTCACTTTATTTGCTCAAAAAAAGAGGGATTTAAAGGAAGCTCAAGGGTATTTGTTATCTTACTGTATTAAAGAAGAATACAACAGTATAGACCGTAATAAAAATGCGCTCTATAATAAAGATGATTCAGGTAGTTATTATGTACAAATGACGAATTTACCTTTACCAGTAATAGATAGTTTAAATACATATTATAAAAATAAAATAATAGATTATCGAGGAATTCCACAAGAAAGAAGTAATGATTCACTTGCTACGATGACTTGCTGGAGTTGCATACAGCTTGTTGAAGCAAAAGAAACAAAAAGACAGCTAAAAAAATGGGTGAAAATGAAGTTTTTTTAAAAAAGGGATTTATCTAATTTTAGACGACTTTACTAGTGAAAATCTAGGATTACAGTGTGGTGAATAGAAGGTGGGAAACATGACTCAGGGAGATATAATTATATTGAATAAGGTGGAACAGTTTAATTTTTTGGATTGATATGAACAATAAAGTATTCTATTTAATAATTAGTTTATTTATTTTTTCGTTTAGTTTTAGCCAACAGAAAACTATAGATAAAAAACTATTTAGTGAGGTAGTTGCTAAATTGGAGGATGATAAAAAATCGTTTGAAATTTTCAGTAATCTTTATCAAGAATATATACTTGATTTAAGCGAAGAAGGACATAAAGAACACTTTTTAGATTTATATATACAATTGTATAATGAAGGATTTCCTATGGTTAGATTGCTAAAAATAGAGTCTTTGAGTAAAGCATTTGATCAATTAATAAAAAGAGATAGAACGGATTACAATGTAAGGTTATATAAAGCGTTTTTAAAATTAATTAGAAATAAAAAAAACTATAGTACAGATATTGATATTGGAGCACAAGGAGAACAAAAACAGTACTTTTTGAAATTTCTAAATGAATATAAGATAGTGCCAGAAACAAATTAGCCCTTTTATAACGTAAAATATAATGAATTTTAAGCCTAAATCATTTCAATATATAGTATTGTTGTTCTTTCTTAGGGAAAGAAACCTGGATTTACCCTGCATCTGTACCCCGTCATTTTAAATTGTGGTACAAATGTCATGCGAAATAGCATAACAGTAAAAGACAGATTATTTATTGATATAATAAATTAGATCCTTGCATTCATAAGGGGGTAAGTTAGTTTTTTGTATCATGGACAGTGAAAATGTCTTGTAAAAAAATACCTCTTTGTATGGTAGATGGTTTTTTGATGAAAAACACGAGTGAGAAGCGTTACGCTAAGTGACGTATTTTGATGGGGATAAGGTGGACAGAGCAAAATAAAAGGAGCCATTTGTAAAAGTTAGCTGAAGAAACTCGTTCTTTGTAAGATGAAAAAAAGAGGTGAAATAAGTTAACTACTCCAAGTTATTTCAACCTGATACAATGGAGTATTGGAAATACTGGGCTTTCAGCCCATCGACTATGACTTTTAAACAATTAAATATAATTCAACCCATCCTAAATGCAATTGAGAAAATAGGATATGATCAACCTACTGCAATACAAGCAAAGAGTATCCCATTTATTTTACAAGGACATGATATCATAGGATGTGCCCAAACGGGGACGGGAAAAACAGCCTCTTTTTCCATTCCTATTTTACAGCTGTTACAGCAGCAAGTAAACCCCAAAAAAGGAATTCGGTCGCTTATTTTAACCCCTACAAGGGAGTTAGCCATCCAGATTGATGAGAATTTTAAAGCTTATGGGGCACAACTAAAAATAAAACACGTGGCTATTTTTGGCGGAGTGTCTCAACACAAACAAGTAGGACAACTTAGACGGGGTGTGGATGTTGTTATCGCAACTCCAGGTCGTTTGTTGGATTTGTTGAATCAACAGTTGATTTCACTCCAACACGTAGAAATTGTGGTACTAGATGAGGCTGACCGTATGTTGGATATGGGATTTGTCAAAGATGTGAATAAAATATTTACCAAGATCCCTACAAAAAGACAAACGCTATTTTTCTCGGCAACGATGCCTCCGGAGATTAAAAAATTAGTCATGCAACTCGTAAGGAACCCAAAAGAAGTGCATGTATCTCCGGTTTCTTCTACTGCTGGAACGATTGAACAAGGTGTTTATTTTGCAGAAAAAGACGACAAACTAGATTTGCTTTTTTCTATATTGAAGGATGCGTCTATCCAGCGCTCTTTGGTGTTTACACGAACGAAGTTCGGAGCAGATCGATTGGCAAAAAAATTGGTGAGCATGGGGCTTTCTGCTGCTGCTATCCATGGTAATAAATCACAAAATGCTCGACAACGAGCGCTTAGCGATTTTAAAGCGAATAAAATACGCGTATTAATTGCTACAGATATTGCTGCTCGAGGTATTGACATAGAGGAATTACCTCATGTAGTAAATTACGAATTACCCAATATTCCCGAAAGTTATGTACACCGCATTGGACGTACCGGACGCGCAGGCGCTTCAGGTGTTGCAGTTTCTTTTTGTGGAACAGATGAAATCAAAGAGTTAAAAAAGATAGAAAAGGTTATTGGCATTAAAATCCCTGTACTGTCAACTACATTTCCTTTATCAGAACCGCAACCCGAGGTAAAAGTAAAGCAGGTTAAGAAGCGACATAAACGCAACAATAGACCTAGAAAACGCCCGGGACAAAGTGATAAACAAGCCTAAGTCAAGAGAACTCCTAAGCAATTGAAAGGAGTGATTCTTTTTTTATATGAGTCCCCCTTGTTTAGTATAGGGGGATTATCCTTGTTTGTATAACGGCTTAGAGACGGAAGAAACGCAAGAATAAAATAACTTCGCATATATGAGCGCTCGTTCAAATACCGCTTCATTTTCCTTAAAAAAAGGAAAAAAAGCCTGTTTTTTGATGTTTAATTCAATTCAATTGCTGAACTTTGAATAAATACCATTACGTATGATAGACAATCAAATTAATGCAGATGAGTTTGTTTCCAAGTTCATGGACATGAGTAGGAACCATTTGATCTATATCCGTACTCCAATTAAAATTTTTTCTCTTAAGGATATTGCACCTTACCTCAAAATTCCAATTCCGCCTATTTTCTTTGGGTACAATTTATTGATTCACCTAACTAAAGGCTATTTTACCCAACGAATTGATTCGACTACGTTTACGGTAGAGGCGCCTGCGGTATTGCTGTGTAACTATGGTTATATTTCAGCTATTGAATCTGTGGACAAATCGGCAGAAGGGTATTGTGTGCTGATTAAAGAACACGCAATGACTTCCATGTTTCGCGAAACACAGATTTTAAATATTTTTACTATCTCTCCGTTGCTCAACCTCAATGCGCAAAACAGTGCGGCACTTAGTAGTCTGCTTGATTTATTGTATAGCGAAATTCACAGCGATAAACCCTATAAAGAGCTGTATGAAAGCTTGTTCAAAACCATTGCATTGAAGGTAATTAAACTGTCAGATTCGACGACATCCATTGAGCGTAGACAAGAGATTGCCATTGCGTTCAAACAACTCGTTCATTTGCACTTTAGCAAGCATAAGACCGTCGATTTTTATGCGGATCAACTCAAAGTGTCAATCAATTACTTGAATCGCTGTGTTTCTGCTGTGTATCAAAAATCATCCAAGCAACTTATCTTGGAAATTGCCATTATTCACAGCCAACTGTTACTGCTGGAAACCAATAAAAGTATTGCAACCATTGCTTATGAACTCGATTTTGTCGATCCGTCTTATTTTGCTCGACTTTTTAAAAAACACGTGGGAATTACTCCTTCAGCATACAGGAAGATATAATTTTAGTTGTAGGTTAAAGATGCACGATTTGTCCTAGTTTTAATCTAAACTATCATATTTGTTTCGCTATCAGCTCCTTAAATTTGTTCAAAGTGATGTTTGATCGTTTTTATCCTTATAGATGACTCAATCGTTAATCGATTTTTCAGTACATAGGGGAGGAAATTGTCAAACCGCTGTAGATTTTTTAATTGAAAAAAAGGAGATAGTTATGCATGCAGTAATAGAACACATCGATTTTAGTACCTATATCGCAGAATTCAAGAAGCGATTGAAGTATTTGTTTCGCGAAAAATACAATTATAATGATATGGGGTTAACCCGTGATTTTCCAGCTGAGTTAATGGAGGAAATCATGGAAGAAAAGCCATTGGCAGTGGCTATTCCGACCATGCACGGTGGACGAGGAGTACAAGTAAAAGAATGCTTGCAAATACTTGCTGCTGCTTCGTATGAGTCGTTGCCCTTGTCGTTGATGTTTGGGATTAACATTGCGCTTTTTTTGGAACCTCTAGCGAAGTACGGCCAGCCAGCTGTACAGCAACGCGTATTTCAGCAGTTTATGGAAAACAAGGCCATGGGAGGTTTGATGATTACGGAAAAAGCTCACGGCAGTGATGCCTTGAATATGAAAACGGCTTTTGAGCAGAAAGAGGACATGTTTCACATTAAAGGACAAAAACACTGGCAAGGTTTGAGTGGTGCAGCTGACTTTTGGTTAGTAACGGCAAGAGAGTGTAAACCTAATGGCGAATTATCTCGCGATATTGATTTTTTTGTTTCTGAAAACAACAGAGCGGAACAACATATTCCCATGACGCATCGCTACAATAACCTTGGACTGTATGCGATTCCTTATGGTATTAATGAAATTGATATTGCCGTTCCTTCAGAACAAAAATTAGTAACCGAAAGTACGGGAATTAAATTAATGCTCGATACGCTACACCGCAGTAGGTTGCAATTTCCAGGAATGGGGTTGGGCTTTATTCAAAGGCTATTAGACGAATCATTGGCGCATTGTCAAGAAAGACAAGTAGGAGGTGTTCCACTATTGAGTATTGATTCCGTGAAAAATCAAATTGCCAAGATTCAAGCGGCTTACACGCTATGTTCAGGGATGTGTATTTTCAGTGTAGCGACTAGTGGCATTGAGAACGACTTGGCTTCGATGAGTATTGAGGCGAATGTACTCAAAGCGGTTGTGACGGATTTAATGCAAGAATCGGCTCAAATTAGCTTGCAATTAGCAGGGGCAAATGGGTATCGCTTAGACCATATTGCAGGACGATCTTTAGTTGATTGTAGACCTTTCCAAATTTTTGAGGGATCCAATGAGATGCTGTATACGCAAATTGCGGAAGGCATTGTAAAGTTGATGCGAAAAGCGAAGGAAACCAATTTATATCGCTTTTTACAAGGGTATGAACGCACGAATCTAAGTGTGGATTTATTTCAAATGTACTTCAATTTTACAGTGGATAGTGCTGTAAAACAGCGTAATATGTTGCTTATTGGCAAGATGCTTTCTCGCGTTATTGCCTTTCAATTTGTGTTGCAAATGGACGATTTTAATTCCCAACTAGTGGAGATTACCCGTCAACAGGTTGAAGCTGATTTAGCCGCTTTTTACGGACAATTTAAAACCCAGAATGATGTGGACCCTATCTTGGATTATCAAGTAAATTCAGATTGGACGCGTTTTTAAACGAAGGCGTTTCGCTTTTAAATTATATAAAAGAGTCAAGTAGTTTACTGCTTGACTTTTTTTGGGGTTGTATTGTTCGATTGCAGGAGTCTGACTTTGCTCTGTTTTTGCAGTTTGAAACTCTTGTCGTTAATCCGAAATAGTAAAAAGGGAGCCATAAAAAAGCGTTTTAAAAAGGCACTAGGTTCCTTTGAACAGCAAACTTTTGCCTATTTATATCCCAAAAGGGGAAATAGCTTGGTGTTTAACGTCGAAAAATAGAAATTGCCTTTTCACGCATAAAATAGCTTCAGTTTTCAACTTGATGTCCTTTGGTAGTTATGTTGCATTTTTATAAAAATTAACATTATCTTAGCCGTATCTTTGAAAAACCATTAAACGAAAAAATATGAAAATTGGAGAAGATGCTTTAGGAGTAAGCAAAAAAGACGCCATCAAGATTGTAAGCTTAGTTATTGTAACGTATATTTTTTTAGGGGTACTAATGGATTGGCTATTTGATCGTAGCCTAGTTGCATGGTATTACTATTTAATAAAAGGGGTGCTTTTTGGTGTATTTTTCTCCTTGGTGTTTTACTTCTTTATCGAGAAGATGACTAAGGGAATCTTACTTAAATTAGATTTACCCTTAGAAGAAGGGGAAGTCTTAGAAGCTTATGGCGTTGCCAACTTGTTTTTAAAAGGACAGGCCGTTGGTGGAAAACTGGGGATAACTCAAGACTATTTACTCTTCCATTCACACAAGTTTAATTTTACAAAGAAAACGGTACGCATTGCCTTTGCCGATGTGCAAACCATCCAACCTTGCAGAACCATGGGGGTGATTGACAACGGTTTAAAGGTGAAATTAGCGGATCAAGAATGTCGTTTTGTAGTTAATGATCGAGCAAAATGGATGGAATTGTTGCAGGTGAAACTAAAGTAAAAAGTGATCTTTAACTAAGAGACATACAACAGTCGCTGTAAAAAATAGTTTACTGTAGGAATGAATTTCGAAATAATAGATAAGATTATGCTTTAAATAATTGAAAATGAGTAATTTAAATTTAAAATTGTCATCTACTGTTTTTAAGTTATTTATGATATTTTCGAATGTTAACAGCAAACAAAGACAGTTTTTCAATTCATGTAAGAATAGACGGCTATGAATCAAATAACCTTGAATGATACTACATTAGTGCTGAAAGTAAAAAAGAGTACGCTTTTTGCTCGTGTAATTTTGTACATCATTACATTCCTTTCAGCTGCTTTACCTATAGGTGGATTTGTCATAAATATTGTCAATGGGGAATCATTTAAA
The window above is part of the Myroides odoratus DSM 2801 genome. Proteins encoded here:
- a CDS encoding acyl-CoA dehydrogenase family protein, yielding MHAVIEHIDFSTYIAEFKKRLKYLFREKYNYNDMGLTRDFPAELMEEIMEEKPLAVAIPTMHGGRGVQVKECLQILAAASYESLPLSLMFGINIALFLEPLAKYGQPAVQQRVFQQFMENKAMGGLMITEKAHGSDALNMKTAFEQKEDMFHIKGQKHWQGLSGAADFWLVTARECKPNGELSRDIDFFVSENNRAEQHIPMTHRYNNLGLYAIPYGINEIDIAVPSEQKLVTESTGIKLMLDTLHRSRLQFPGMGLGFIQRLLDESLAHCQERQVGGVPLLSIDSVKNQIAKIQAAYTLCSGMCIFSVATSGIENDLASMSIEANVLKAVVTDLMQESAQISLQLAGANGYRLDHIAGRSLVDCRPFQIFEGSNEMLYTQIAEGIVKLMRKAKETNLYRFLQGYERTNLSVDLFQMYFNFTVDSAVKQRNMLLIGKMLSRVIAFQFVLQMDDFNSQLVEITRQQVEADLAAFYGQFKTQNDVDPILDYQVNSDWTRF
- a CDS encoding lipocalin family protein, with product MKKIILFAAMAVLSVGTLSCSSDDNSSTPEKPNYQEAIQGNWKESKTFYLDKDRKVIGEAPALDNDGCGVDEYLFQDNMLTYLLNYRYIQGDIDECRLDNMIETFSIDGNKITNTYEEDGIIEITEFEIASLTESKLVLIDLDEISESAAETEEWPKGTRFIQVELVRK
- a CDS encoding DEAD/DEAH box helicase, giving the protein MTFKQLNIIQPILNAIEKIGYDQPTAIQAKSIPFILQGHDIIGCAQTGTGKTASFSIPILQLLQQQVNPKKGIRSLILTPTRELAIQIDENFKAYGAQLKIKHVAIFGGVSQHKQVGQLRRGVDVVIATPGRLLDLLNQQLISLQHVEIVVLDEADRMLDMGFVKDVNKIFTKIPTKRQTLFFSATMPPEIKKLVMQLVRNPKEVHVSPVSSTAGTIEQGVYFAEKDDKLDLLFSILKDASIQRSLVFTRTKFGADRLAKKLVSMGLSAAAIHGNKSQNARQRALSDFKANKIRVLIATDIAARGIDIEELPHVVNYELPNIPESYVHRIGRTGRAGASGVAVSFCGTDEIKELKKIEKVIGIKIPVLSTTFPLSEPQPEVKVKQVKKRHKRNNRPRKRPGQSDKQA
- a CDS encoding PH domain-containing protein, with the translated sequence MKIGEDALGVSKKDAIKIVSLVIVTYIFLGVLMDWLFDRSLVAWYYYLIKGVLFGVFFSLVFYFFIEKMTKGILLKLDLPLEEGEVLEAYGVANLFLKGQAVGGKLGITQDYLLFHSHKFNFTKKTVRIAFADVQTIQPCRTMGVIDNGLKVKLADQECRFVVNDRAKWMELLQVKLK
- a CDS encoding tetratricopeptide repeat protein, with protein sequence MEQIKNVEDWNNLVNKGNKSENDFLQIAQGYEDGIICPSGLEIKPNLEKAFEWYLKGSKHHYCKIRVADYLSEGLGCKKNIEKSIQLYRELISENIATAALNLATVYRDLGNYRETYKLLYKAFEIDQVYPIELAFLYLYGIGTLTNKPKAKELFLTITNNKNSYSVYDVEQANYQLALFHLENQEIEQAKKLLLQNDNDFSDDLLRIIGR
- a CDS encoding helix-turn-helix domain-containing protein, translated to MIDNQINADEFVSKFMDMSRNHLIYIRTPIKIFSLKDIAPYLKIPIPPIFFGYNLLIHLTKGYFTQRIDSTTFTVEAPAVLLCNYGYISAIESVDKSAEGYCVLIKEHAMTSMFRETQILNIFTISPLLNLNAQNSAALSSLLDLLYSEIHSDKPYKELYESLFKTIALKVIKLSDSTTSIERRQEIAIAFKQLVHLHFSKHKTVDFYADQLKVSINYLNRCVSAVYQKSSKQLILEIAIIHSQLLLLETNKSIATIAYELDFVDPSYFARLFKKHVGITPSAYRKI